One genomic window of Halovivax cerinus includes the following:
- the nadC gene encoding carboxylating nicotinate-nucleotide diphosphorylase yields MITDSQIERWLREDLGHHDVTNQVPGETTGRLLATEAGVAAGIDPAARVFEYLGASVTDRLESGTSVDPGDELLAVSGSTRAVLRGERVAVNLVGHASGVATRTREAVDRASEAAADVRIAATRKTTPGLRGLEKRAVVAGGGDTHRLDLSHMVMVKDNHVAELGLEGAIEHVADRVSFATKIEAEVERPVDAPTAAAAGADVVLLDNMDPETVRSALETLSEAGHEDVLTEASGGITLESVAEYAATGVDVVSMGSLTHSAPSLDLSFRTGG; encoded by the coding sequence ATGATCACTGATTCGCAGATCGAGCGCTGGCTTCGCGAGGATCTCGGTCACCACGACGTGACCAATCAGGTTCCGGGTGAGACCACCGGTCGCCTCCTCGCCACGGAGGCCGGCGTCGCAGCCGGCATCGACCCCGCCGCTCGCGTCTTCGAGTATCTGGGTGCGAGTGTTACGGATCGACTCGAATCCGGGACGTCCGTCGACCCGGGCGACGAACTTCTCGCGGTGTCCGGGTCTACACGGGCCGTACTTCGCGGAGAACGCGTCGCTGTAAACCTCGTCGGGCACGCCTCGGGCGTCGCGACGCGAACACGCGAGGCGGTCGACCGAGCGAGCGAGGCGGCCGCCGACGTCCGGATCGCCGCGACACGCAAGACGACGCCTGGCCTCCGTGGGCTCGAGAAACGCGCGGTCGTGGCTGGCGGCGGCGACACTCACCGGCTCGACCTCTCGCACATGGTCATGGTGAAGGACAACCACGTCGCCGAGCTGGGCCTGGAGGGAGCGATCGAGCACGTCGCCGACCGCGTTTCCTTCGCGACGAAGATCGAAGCCGAAGTCGAGCGACCGGTCGACGCACCGACGGCCGCGGCGGCCGGCGCGGACGTCGTCTTGCTCGACAATATGGATCCCGAGACGGTGCGGTCCGCGCTCGAAACCCTGTCGGAAGCCGGTCACGAAGACGTACTGACAGAGGCCAGTGGCGGGATCACGCTGGAGTCGGTGGCCGAGTACGCCGCGACCGGCGTCGACGTCGTCTCGATGGGTAGCCTCACGCACTCCGCCCCATCGCTCGATCTGTCCTTCCGGACCGGCGGGTGA